In the genome of Vanacampus margaritifer isolate UIUO_Vmar chromosome 1, RoL_Vmar_1.0, whole genome shotgun sequence, one region contains:
- the nkx2.9 gene encoding NK2 transcription factor related, locus 9 isoform X1 yields the protein MAAMLAGATKVLCIIGLQYFMVKSFSPWKIAASVSHDVFTHRGKFSFSVRSILDLPELDPKASPASSSPFSAAHFAPLSSTSTSTSSSTSPLTSVSSTSSSVSNSSWMLDFDPSSCMSWDDGSSSSSPEASPDSTKPDEPSELPEPPSPCEAAKKSKKRRVLFSKSQTVALERRFRQQRYLSGPEREQLARLLSLTPTQVKIWFQNHRYKMKRGRVADERQPEMLLHPRLLRRVVVPLLLGDGKRFHAACLLDACGAPCGASAHQPRTLRLPLADYPALPGLGGLQPPAPAALPLQPHRHQHFESPAASRLAWTDLWGDSLHLASFK from the exons atggcggccatgttggcaggggcgacAAAG GTTTTATGCATTATAGGCCTACAATATTTTATGGTCAAGTCTTTTTCTCCATGGAAGATTGCAGCAAGCGTGTCTCATGATGTTTTCACCCACCGCGGTAAG TTCAGCTTTTCCGTCCGGAGCATCCTGGACCTGCCCGAGCTCGACCCGAAAGCTTCGCCCGCGTCGTCGTCACCTTTCTCGGCGGCGCATTTCGCCCCCCTCtcctccacctccacctccacctcctcctccacctctccACTCACCTCCGTTTCCTCCACATCTTCCTCCGTCTCCAACTCCTCATGGATGCTCGACTTCGACCCAAGCTCCTGCATGT CCTGGGACgacggcagcagcagcagcagcccggAGGCCTCTCCGGACTCCACCAAGCCGGACGAGCCTTCCGAACTTCCCGAGCCTCCGAGTCCGTGCGAGGCGGCGAAGAAGAGCAAGAAGCGGCGCGTGCTGTTCTCCAAGTCGCAGACGGTGGCGCTAGAGCGCCGCTTCCGCCAGCAGCGCTACCTGTCGGGCCCCGAGCGAGAGCAGTTGGCCCGCCTGCTCAGCCTGACGCCCACGCAGGTCAAGATCTGGTTCCAGAACCACCGCTACAAGATGAAGAGGGGCCGGGTGGCGGACGAGCGGCAGCCGGAGATGCTGCTGCACCCCCGGCTGCTGCGCAGGGTGGTCGTGCCGCTGCTGCTCGGCGACGGCAAGCGCTTCCACGCCGCCTGCCTGCTGGACGCCTGTGGCGCCCCCTGTGGCGCCTCCGCGCATCAGCCGAGAACGCTCCGCTTGCCCCTGGCCGACTACCCCGCCCTCCCCGGGCTCGGGGGCCTCCAGCCGCCCGCGCCCGCGGCCTTGCCGCTGCAGCCTCACCGCCACCAGCACTTTGAGAGCCCGGCGGCCTCCAGGCTCGCTTGGACGGATTTGTGGGGCGATTCGCTCCATTTGGCTTCGTTTAAGTGA
- the nkx2.9 gene encoding NK2 transcription factor related, locus 9 isoform X3 produces MAAMLAGATKVLCIIGLQYFMVKSFSPWKIAASVSHDVFTHRAWDDGSSSSSPEASPDSTKPDEPSELPEPPSPCEAAKKSKKRRVLFSKSQTVALERRFRQQRYLSGPEREQLARLLSLTPTQVKIWFQNHRYKMKRGRVADERQPEMLLHPRLLRRVVVPLLLGDGKRFHAACLLDACGAPCGASAHQPRTLRLPLADYPALPGLGGLQPPAPAALPLQPHRHQHFESPAASRLAWTDLWGDSLHLASFK; encoded by the exons atggcggccatgttggcaggggcgacAAAG GTTTTATGCATTATAGGCCTACAATATTTTATGGTCAAGTCTTTTTCTCCATGGAAGATTGCAGCAAGCGTGTCTCATGATGTTTTCACCCACCGCG CCTGGGACgacggcagcagcagcagcagcccggAGGCCTCTCCGGACTCCACCAAGCCGGACGAGCCTTCCGAACTTCCCGAGCCTCCGAGTCCGTGCGAGGCGGCGAAGAAGAGCAAGAAGCGGCGCGTGCTGTTCTCCAAGTCGCAGACGGTGGCGCTAGAGCGCCGCTTCCGCCAGCAGCGCTACCTGTCGGGCCCCGAGCGAGAGCAGTTGGCCCGCCTGCTCAGCCTGACGCCCACGCAGGTCAAGATCTGGTTCCAGAACCACCGCTACAAGATGAAGAGGGGCCGGGTGGCGGACGAGCGGCAGCCGGAGATGCTGCTGCACCCCCGGCTGCTGCGCAGGGTGGTCGTGCCGCTGCTGCTCGGCGACGGCAAGCGCTTCCACGCCGCCTGCCTGCTGGACGCCTGTGGCGCCCCCTGTGGCGCCTCCGCGCATCAGCCGAGAACGCTCCGCTTGCCCCTGGCCGACTACCCCGCCCTCCCCGGGCTCGGGGGCCTCCAGCCGCCCGCGCCCGCGGCCTTGCCGCTGCAGCCTCACCGCCACCAGCACTTTGAGAGCCCGGCGGCCTCCAGGCTCGCTTGGACGGATTTGTGGGGCGATTCGCTCCATTTGGCTTCGTTTAAGTGA
- the nkx2.9 gene encoding NK2 transcription factor related, locus 9 isoform X2, whose amino-acid sequence MAAPTKFSFSVRSILDLPELDPKASPASSSPFSAAHFAPLSSTSTSTSSSTSPLTSVSSTSSSVSNSSWMLDFDPSSCMSWDDGSSSSSPEASPDSTKPDEPSELPEPPSPCEAAKKSKKRRVLFSKSQTVALERRFRQQRYLSGPEREQLARLLSLTPTQVKIWFQNHRYKMKRGRVADERQPEMLLHPRLLRRVVVPLLLGDGKRFHAACLLDACGAPCGASAHQPRTLRLPLADYPALPGLGGLQPPAPAALPLQPHRHQHFESPAASRLAWTDLWGDSLHLASFK is encoded by the exons ATGGCGGCGCCCACAAAGTTCAGCTTTTCCGTCCGGAGCATCCTGGACCTGCCCGAGCTCGACCCGAAAGCTTCGCCCGCGTCGTCGTCACCTTTCTCGGCGGCGCATTTCGCCCCCCTCtcctccacctccacctccacctcctcctccacctctccACTCACCTCCGTTTCCTCCACATCTTCCTCCGTCTCCAACTCCTCATGGATGCTCGACTTCGACCCAAGCTCCTGCATGT CCTGGGACgacggcagcagcagcagcagcccggAGGCCTCTCCGGACTCCACCAAGCCGGACGAGCCTTCCGAACTTCCCGAGCCTCCGAGTCCGTGCGAGGCGGCGAAGAAGAGCAAGAAGCGGCGCGTGCTGTTCTCCAAGTCGCAGACGGTGGCGCTAGAGCGCCGCTTCCGCCAGCAGCGCTACCTGTCGGGCCCCGAGCGAGAGCAGTTGGCCCGCCTGCTCAGCCTGACGCCCACGCAGGTCAAGATCTGGTTCCAGAACCACCGCTACAAGATGAAGAGGGGCCGGGTGGCGGACGAGCGGCAGCCGGAGATGCTGCTGCACCCCCGGCTGCTGCGCAGGGTGGTCGTGCCGCTGCTGCTCGGCGACGGCAAGCGCTTCCACGCCGCCTGCCTGCTGGACGCCTGTGGCGCCCCCTGTGGCGCCTCCGCGCATCAGCCGAGAACGCTCCGCTTGCCCCTGGCCGACTACCCCGCCCTCCCCGGGCTCGGGGGCCTCCAGCCGCCCGCGCCCGCGGCCTTGCCGCTGCAGCCTCACCGCCACCAGCACTTTGAGAGCCCGGCGGCCTCCAGGCTCGCTTGGACGGATTTGTGGGGCGATTCGCTCCATTTGGCTTCGTTTAAGTGA